One window from the genome of Musa acuminata AAA Group cultivar baxijiao chromosome BXJ1-4, Cavendish_Baxijiao_AAA, whole genome shotgun sequence encodes:
- the LOC103982622 gene encoding probable pectinesterase 68 isoform X1 — protein sequence MMRYRNPFELTTVGSTTVPRSCSCSYSLEWKPHRSTLSLQLKLKYSLFCSLEVGSSMGASPSMFFLVICLFVSVHSSACELGSTKQHRRHEWYFKPTGKQTIVVDANGSGHFSSVQEAVDFVPENNTKRVVIQIHAGHYTEKVIVPSTKPYVTFQGAGRDVTVIEWHDRASDRGPDGQQLRTYNTASVTIFASYFRARNISFKNTAPAPMPGMEGWQAAAFRISGDKAYFFGCGFYGAQDTLCDDAGRHYFKDCYIEGSIDFIFGNGRSMYKDCQLHSIADRFGAIAAQDRNSPCERTGFAFVNCKVTGTGKLYVGRAMGQYSRIVFAYTYFDDVIAPGGWDDWDHNSDKNQTAFFGVYRCWGPGAAAVRGVSWARELDFDTARPFLVKSFVNGRHWLGPSDP from the exons ATGATGCGCTACCGTAATCCTTTCGAG CTCACTACCGTTGGGTCGACGACCGTTCCGAGATCGTGTTCTTGTTCTTATAGTCTGGAATGGAAGCCGCATCGATCGACATTGTCATTGCAACTGAAGCTAAAGTACTCTCTCTTCTGCTCTTTAGAAGTTGGTTCATCCATGGGAGCATCTCCAAGCATGTTCTTCCTGGTCATCTGCCTGTTTGTCTCAGTGCACTCCAGTGCATGCGAGCTCGGTTCCACCAAGCAGCACCGGCGGCACGAGTGGTACTTCAAGCCAACCGGCAAACAGACCATCGTGGTGGACGCCAATGGCTCCGGCCATTTCTCGTCCGTCCAAGAGGCCGTTGACTTCGTCCCAGAGAACAACACCAAGCGTGTCGTCATACAGATTCATGCTGGTCATTACAC GGAGAAGGTGATCGTGCCGTCGACGAAGCCATATGTGACGTTCCAAGGGGCCGGCAGGGACGTGACGGTGATCGAGTGGCACGACCGGGCGAGCGATCGAGGACCTGACGGGCAACAGCTACGGACTTATAACACGGCTTCTGTCACTATTTTTGCTAGTTATTTCAGGGCTAGGAATATTAGCTTCAAG AACACAGCTCCAGCTCCAATGCCGGGCATGGAAGGATGGCAAGCAGCAGCGTTCCGCATATCGGGAGACAAGGCGTACTTCTTCGGCTGCGGCTTCTACGGCGCCCAGGACACACTCTGCGACGACGCCGGCCGCCACTACTTCAAGGATTGCTACATCGAGGGATCCATCGATTTCATCTTCGGCAATGGTCGTTCCATGTACAAG GATTGCCAACTCCACTCCATCGCAGACCGGTTCGGGGCCATCGCAGCTCAGGACAGGAACAGCCCGTGCGAGCGGACGGGCTTCGCCTTCGTGAACTGTAAAGTAACCGGCACGGGCAAGCTCTACGTAGGACGAGCCATGGGGCAGTACTCGAGGATCGTCTTCGCCTACACCTACTTCGATGACGTGATCGCCCCCGGAGGCTGGGACGACTGGGATCACAACAGCGACAAGAACCA GACGGCGTTCTTTGGAGTCTACAGATGTTGGGGTCCTGGTGCAGCAGCAGTGCGTGGGGTTTCTTGGGCTCGGGAGCTCGATTTCGACACGGCTCGACCTTTCCTCGTCAAGAGTTTCGTGAATGGAAGACACTGGCTTGGCCCTTCCGATCCTTGA
- the LOC135672642 gene encoding delta(24)-sterol reductase-like, which yields MSGVEAPLRPKRKKVLVDYLVQFRWIVVVFVVLPVSCFIYFRLFLGHVRSAMKSDERRRKEHEENVLKVIKRLKQRDPTKDGLVCTARKPYIAVGMRNVDYKRARHFEVDLSAFRNILEIDKERMIAKVEPLVNMGQITRATIPMNLSLAVVAELDDLTVGGLINGYGIEGSSHLYGLFSDTVVAMEVVLADGRLVRCTRDNDHSDLFYGIPWSQGTLGLMVSAEIKLIHVREYMKVTYTPHRGTLKELAQDYADSFAPRDGDSSRVPDFVETMIYNPTEAVCMTGKYASEAEAKKKGNVINSIGWWFKPWFYQHAQTALQRGEFVEYIPTREYYHRHTRSLYWEGKLILPCADQWWFRWFLGWLMPPKVSLLKATQGEAIRNYYHDMHVIQDLLIPLYKVADALEFCHRETELYPVWLCPHRLFKLPLKTMVHPETGFEDHHRQGDTSFAQMFTDVGLYYAPGPVFRGEEFDGAEVVRALEEWMIQNHGFQAQYSVSELTEKNFWRMFDASHYEHCRRKYGAIGTFMNVYYKSKKGKKTEKEVQDAEAEAAIVEADHAEEE from the exons ATGTCTGGTGTGGAAGCTCCTCTGCGTCCCAAAAGAAAGAAAGTTTTGGTGGACTATCTGGTCCAGTTCCGATGGATCGTTGTCGTCTTTGTGGTGCTTCCCGTCTCTTGCTTCATCTACTTCAGACTGTTTCTTGGCCATGTGAGATCTGCCATGAAGTCCGACGAGCGTCGCCGGAAAGAACATGAGGAGAACGTTCTCAAAGTTATCAAGCGCCTCAAGCAGAGAGATCCAACCAAGGATGGTCTCGTGTGCACGGCCAGGAAACCATACATCGCGGTTGGCATGCGTAATGTCGATTACAAGCGCGCAAGACATTTCGAGGTCGATCTCTCTGCGTTCAGGAACATTCTTGAGATCGACAAGGAGCGGATGATCGCTAAGGTGGAGCCGCTTGTTAATATGGGTCAGATCACTCGAGCTACGATTCCCATGAACCTCTCGCTTGCGGTCGTTGCAGAGCTTGACGATCTCACTGTGGGTGGCCTTATCAATGGTTATGGAATCGAGGGGAGCTCACACTTGTATGGGCTCTTTTCTGACACGGTCGTCGCCATGGAGGTTGTGCTTGCCGACGGCCGACTTGTGAGGTGTACCAGGGACAACGACCATTCCGATCTTTTCTACGGGATCCCCTGGTCTCAAGGAACTCTGGGTCTCATGGTTTCTGCAGAGATCAAACTCATACATGTTAGGGAATACATGAAGGTTACCTACACCCCGCACCGGGGAACCTTGAAGGAACTCGCGCAGGATTATGCAGACTCGTTTGCTCCCAGAGATGGGGATTCATCAAGGGTTCCGGACTTCGTTGAGACGATGATCTATAACCCCACCGAGGCTGTCTGCATGACCGGGAAGTATGCTTCCGAGGCAGAAGCCAAGAAGAAGGGCAATGTCATCAACAGCATAGGGTGGTGGTTCAAGCCCTGGTTTTACCAGCATGCACAGACAGCGCTGCAGAGGGGAGAGTTCGTGGAGTACATACCCACCCGAGAGTATTACCATAGGCATACCAGATCTCTGTACTGGGAAGGGAAGCTGATCCTGCCATGCGCAGACCAGTGGTGGTTCAGATGGTTCTTGGGCTGGTTGATGCCGCCAAAGGTCTCCTTGCTCAAGGCCACCCAAGGTGAAGCTATCAGGAACTATTACCATGACATGCATGTGATCCAGGATCTCCTGATTCCACTGTACAAAGTTGCAGATGCTCTCGAGTTTTGCCATCGTGAAACGGAG CTATATCCAGTATGGCTCTGCCCCCATCGGCTGTTCAAGCTTCCTCTGAAGACGATGGTGCATCCCGAAACAGGCTTCGAGGACCATCACCGGCAGGGAGACACGAGCTTCGCCCAAATGTTCACCGACGTCGGTTTGTACTATGCTCCAGGTCCCGTGTTCAGGGGGGAGGAGTTCGACGGCGCCGAAGTTGTCCGCGCGCTCGAGGAGTGGATGATTCAGAACCACGGTTTCCAGGCGCAGTACTCCGtctcggagctcaccgagaagaaCTTCTGGAGGATGTTCGACGCGTCCCACTACGAGCACTGCCGTCGCAAGTACGGCGCCATTGGCACTTTCATGAACGTGTACTACAAGtccaagaaagggaagaagacggaGAAGGAGGTGCAGGATGCCGAGGCTGAGGCCGCCATCGTCGAAGCCGACCATGCTGAAGAAGAGTAG
- the LOC103982622 gene encoding probable pectinesterase 68 isoform X2 — MGASPSMFFLVICLFVSVHSSACELGSTKQHRRHEWYFKPTGKQTIVVDANGSGHFSSVQEAVDFVPENNTKRVVIQIHAGHYTEKVIVPSTKPYVTFQGAGRDVTVIEWHDRASDRGPDGQQLRTYNTASVTIFASYFRARNISFKNTAPAPMPGMEGWQAAAFRISGDKAYFFGCGFYGAQDTLCDDAGRHYFKDCYIEGSIDFIFGNGRSMYKDCQLHSIADRFGAIAAQDRNSPCERTGFAFVNCKVTGTGKLYVGRAMGQYSRIVFAYTYFDDVIAPGGWDDWDHNSDKNQTAFFGVYRCWGPGAAAVRGVSWARELDFDTARPFLVKSFVNGRHWLGPSDP, encoded by the exons ATGGGAGCATCTCCAAGCATGTTCTTCCTGGTCATCTGCCTGTTTGTCTCAGTGCACTCCAGTGCATGCGAGCTCGGTTCCACCAAGCAGCACCGGCGGCACGAGTGGTACTTCAAGCCAACCGGCAAACAGACCATCGTGGTGGACGCCAATGGCTCCGGCCATTTCTCGTCCGTCCAAGAGGCCGTTGACTTCGTCCCAGAGAACAACACCAAGCGTGTCGTCATACAGATTCATGCTGGTCATTACAC GGAGAAGGTGATCGTGCCGTCGACGAAGCCATATGTGACGTTCCAAGGGGCCGGCAGGGACGTGACGGTGATCGAGTGGCACGACCGGGCGAGCGATCGAGGACCTGACGGGCAACAGCTACGGACTTATAACACGGCTTCTGTCACTATTTTTGCTAGTTATTTCAGGGCTAGGAATATTAGCTTCAAG AACACAGCTCCAGCTCCAATGCCGGGCATGGAAGGATGGCAAGCAGCAGCGTTCCGCATATCGGGAGACAAGGCGTACTTCTTCGGCTGCGGCTTCTACGGCGCCCAGGACACACTCTGCGACGACGCCGGCCGCCACTACTTCAAGGATTGCTACATCGAGGGATCCATCGATTTCATCTTCGGCAATGGTCGTTCCATGTACAAG GATTGCCAACTCCACTCCATCGCAGACCGGTTCGGGGCCATCGCAGCTCAGGACAGGAACAGCCCGTGCGAGCGGACGGGCTTCGCCTTCGTGAACTGTAAAGTAACCGGCACGGGCAAGCTCTACGTAGGACGAGCCATGGGGCAGTACTCGAGGATCGTCTTCGCCTACACCTACTTCGATGACGTGATCGCCCCCGGAGGCTGGGACGACTGGGATCACAACAGCGACAAGAACCA GACGGCGTTCTTTGGAGTCTACAGATGTTGGGGTCCTGGTGCAGCAGCAGTGCGTGGGGTTTCTTGGGCTCGGGAGCTCGATTTCGACACGGCTCGACCTTTCCTCGTCAAGAGTTTCGTGAATGGAAGACACTGGCTTGGCCCTTCCGATCCTTGA
- the LOC135672643 gene encoding QWRF motif-containing protein 7-like — protein MENARPPSPRSPLLLRSRSGACGLTRRPASPSRQSVPLFSSFSNSAPAALTRSHSAAKHRPQVTDPSATSCCLSKENRKSISCGLPPPDPPASLRKPRTAPSAWALSPGRSPPRSTSAPAQRDARKTKTGFSAWARSPSQSKPSPDPSRAAPVVTAGGKKGGGGGVLGLFRRRKEAAPGEEESHQLRLLTSRLIQWRFANARAVAAVEAARCNAEEKLFYAWLRIYELRNLVAAKRILVQRRKQKMKLPQILRPQLRLLSQWEPHAKKHVEAVATLVRLLGAAAFSLPLVEGAEANSVSLRRCLSSSMEAMTDIAATAGVFYAKVGDIDTMLYELVETIRLEIQGLEELMEMCTSVTSLEMHEVSLRAHMIQAVKEEDELILCPHHGVAISTHAFTSIRVFPYQRLVGTIY, from the exons ATGGAGAACGCCCGCCCGCCCTCCCCGCGGAGCCCTCTCCTCCTCCGCAGCCGAAGCGGCGCCTGCGGCCTCACCCGCCGCCCCGCCTCTCCATCCCGGCAGTCCGTtcccttgttctcctccttttccaACTCCGCGCCGGCCGCGCTCACCCGCTCCCACTCCGCCGCCAAACACCGCCCCCAAGTCACCGACCCTTCCGCGACTTCGTGCTGCCTCTCCAAGGAGAACCGCAAGAGCATCTCCTGTGGACTCCCTCCGCCGGACCCTCCCGCCAGCTTGAGGAAGCCGAGAACAGCTCCCTCCGCCTGGGCCCTCTCCCCCGGCCGTTCGCCCCCGCGGTCCACCTCCGCCCCTGCCCAGCGCGACGCAAGAAAGACCAAGACCGGGTTCTCGGCGTGGGCACGATCGCCCAGCCAATCAAAGCCGTCGCCGGACCCGTCTCGCGCAGCGCCCGTGGTCACTGCCGGCGGGAAGAAAGGCGGCGGAGGCGGGGTGTTGGGATTATTCCGGAGAAGGAAGGAGGCTGCACCGGGGGAGGAAGAGTCGCACCAGCTGCGGCTGCTGACGTCGAGACTGATCCAGTGGAGGTTCGCCAACGCTCGTGCGGTGGCGGCCGTCGAGGCTGCCCGGTGCAACGCCGAG GAGAAGCTGTTCTACGCGTGGCTAAGAATCTACGAGCTAAGGAATCTGGTGGCGGCCAAGCGGATCTTGGTTCAACGACGGAAGCAGAAGATGAAGCTGCCTCAGATCCTTCGTCCCCAACTCCGTCTCCTGAGCCAGTGGGAACCGCACGCCAAGAAGCACGTCGAAGCTGTGGCCACGCTCGTGAGGCTTTTGGGCGCTGCTGCCTTCTCGCTTCCTCTGGTAGAAGGCGCCGAG GCCAACTCGGTATCACTTCGTCGCTGCTTGAGCTCATCGATGGAGGCCATGACAGACATTGCCGCCACCGCCGGCGTCTTTTACGCAAAG GTCGGAGACATCGACACGATGCTGTACGAGTTGGTGGAAACAATACGACTGGAAATACAAGGGttggaggaactgatggagatgtGTACAAGTGTCACTTCACTGGAG ATGCATGAAGTCAGCCTCAGAGCGCATATGATTCAGGCGGTAAAGGAAGAAGACGAACTCATCCTTTGCCCTCACCACGGAGTTGCAATCAGCACACATGCATTTACATCGATAAGAGTGTTTCCATACCAAAGGCTTGTCGGAACCATCTACTAA